The following nucleotide sequence is from Nothobranchius furzeri strain GRZ-AD chromosome 6, NfurGRZ-RIMD1, whole genome shotgun sequence.
aaaccacaaattaaataTGTGCAAACTAAAATTTCAAGATCCATTGTGGTATTAAACAAAGTGAAATATGTCTTGGATTATAAATCGCTCAGGTTACTTTACTGCTCATTAGTTCTTCCATATCTTAGCTATTGTGCAGCAGTCTGGGGTAATAATTATATAAGTGCAATCCAACCACTAATAATTTTGCAAAAGAAAGCAATACGAATCATTCATAATGACTGATAAAAGCcattaagaaataaaaacaacaaaatttctaatatatacatacatacacacatacatatatatacatatatatatatatatatatatatatatatatatatatatatatatatatatacatatctatacatatatatatatatatacatatatatacacatatacatatatatacacatatacatatatatatacataaatatatatatatatatatatatatatatatatatatatatatatacatatttacatatatacatatatatacacatatatatatatatatatacatatatatacatatatatatacacatatatacatatatatatatatacatatatatatacatatatatatacacatatatacatatatatatatacatatatacatatatatacatatacacatatatacatatatatatatatatatatacatatatacatatatatatacatatacacatatatacatatatatatatatatatatatatatatatacatatatacatatatatatatatatatacatatatatatatatatatatatatatatatatatgtatatgtatatatatgtatatatatatatatatatatatatatatgtatatatgtgtatatgtatatatatatgtatatatgtatatatatatatatatatatatatatatatatatatgtagcggCCCACTTGGAATAACCACGCAAGATGCAGAGAGCTTCGACTGGTGCAACTTTAATCCTCTCCTTCTTTCACCTCGCATTATGACACCGTGAAAACTATATGAACAGAAAATACAAATATCACAGTACTATAATATTTCCCCAAATAATGCATAGAAATCATGTTTACATTTTAAACTTAACACAAACAATTTTAGTAAACAAATAATGAATTTTACATGAAAGTAGCCGTTTTTAGCCGTTATAAGTTGCAGttcttatttaaataaaatgacagTTTCCTTCCATTTGAAATCAAATGAACTCGTGAAATCAAATAAACAACTCGTTTCACACTGAATACACCATCAGTCTCCCCCTACCTCCTTCTGCTTCCAAGGGCGCTAAGTTTGAGCTCAGCCCAGCCAGTCTTACACACTTCACTGCGATGTCCCTTAAACATGACATACAAACGACACAAATATGAAGTGAACCACTGTAAAATACCCTTTCACAAGTTTCCATGTAGAATATGACAAATAAATAACATATTTGCATGTTTTACCAACTCTGGAGCAACACGAGCATGTCGTTATGATGAGCCAGGAGCAGAACGTTTAACGTATACAAAAGTAGAAGAAcaggaagtagtagaagaagagggggtgctcttcaaaataaaagcacaaaacgTAAAGTGACAGAACTGCATTGTTTACCACGAACATCATTTGCTGCcatttacactcccaccaaatccTACTACAATGAGCGAACGAGTACACAAAGAGCAAGTGAATTGTATAGGATTCCTTGACTCTAATAAATGAAAACCTTAAGTTGAACTATCAGAAGTATGTAGCTGAACTGTACAACATACACAATGAAGTCGTGTGCACACAAACAGTTGTTACTGTCTGTTCTACTCAGTTCTCAAGGAGAAGCACTAATTTTTGGATTGGTCTCTCAATAACTGAAGGTTTGGAGGGGGGATCTTGTTTTCTTTGAGGTTTTTGCTCTCCTACTTGCACTTTGACTCGACGGACTAAGCCATCGCTGTCTTGAACAGTCTCCACCACTCGTCCTAGTGGCCAATGATTTCTCGGGAGGTTGTCGTCTTTAATGATGACAATATCATTGACTCTGAGGTTACGCTGAGGTAAGTGCCATTTTTGTCTTGTGGATATGTTGAGTATATACTCCCTTTTCCAGCGACTCCAGAATTGTTCAATGAGATACTGAACTCTCCTCCATCTCTTTGTAGCGTACAAATCTTCCTTGACAAATACTCCAGGGGGAGGAAGAGCAACTTTAGATTTCATCGTGATGAGGTGATTAGGTGTTAAAGGTTCCAGCTCTTGTGGATCATTGATTCCATCGACTGTTAATGGGCGGCTGTTAACGATGGCCATGGCTTCATATAACAGTGTTCTGAGAGAGGCATCATCAAGTCGACCTGGGCACTGTGCAAAAGTGGCATTTAGCGCATTTCTAATGGTTCTGATCTGCCGTTCCCAGACACCGCCTGCGTGGCTGGCAGAAGGGGCGTTAAAGACAAATTCGCACTGCCTCTCAGTCAGGAAGATTTCAAGTAGTTTGGAGTCACATTGTTTAAGTGCTTCCTTAAACTCATTTCTGGCACCCATGAAGTTAGAACCTTGGTCACAATGTAGTTGTCGAACAGCTCCTCTGAGGCTGATAAAGCATCTCAATGCATTGATGAATGAGTCTGTCGACAAATCTTCGAGCATCTCGATATGGACAGCTCTAGAGTACAGACATGTGAAAATTAGGCCATATCTTTTGTATTCTTTGCGGGCTTTCTTTACAATGAATGGGCCAAAACAGTTCATGCCACTATACGTAAAAGGTGCTGAGGCTTCAAGACGTTCTTTAGGGAGTTCAGCCATCCGCTGGTTCTCTGTCGGCTGTCGAAGTTTCCTGCAAAGCACACAGGTGCGTATCAGCTTAGCAACCAGCTTGCTCCCACGAATGATCCAGAATCCATTGGTCCGGAGCTCCATTTGTGTCTGGCTTCGACCCTGATGGTGTGTCTTAGCGTGGTAGTGGGACACAATCAGCTTAGTAACATGACTGTTGTTTGGTAGAATGACTGGGTGCTTGACTTTGTGACAGAGAGATTACTGTTTTAATCTCCCACCAACGCGGAGAAGTCCTTCAGACCAGAAGGGATCAAGACTGAAGAGAGAGCTTGAGTTTGAAAGGTCTTTTCCACCTTGAAGCATTTTTATCTCATGGGAGAAGGCTTGCTGCTGTACGATTTTAATTACTGACTCAGCAGCTCTCTCACGCTCCTCTACAGTCACATGTTCACTACGTTGTGTTTGTTTAGACCTCAGTCTCTTGATTCTTGCAACTACCTTTACAAGTGTTGTCCATGATGAAAACTGACTTAGACGCCTGAGGATGTCATTGCAGTTATTGGTTTCAGCTGCAAGTACTTGAATTGTTTTGACCTCAGGATCACCGACGAGTAAGTCTGTTGAAGTGCTGGGCATTAGATGTAATTCACGCTCCCAGAGAAACTTTGGTCTTCGCAGCCAGTTCGTTGAGTGAATGTCTGAAGCACGAAGACCTCGGGATGCGTGGTCGGCCGGGTTTTCGGAGGTGTCCACATAATGCCATTGATTAGGATCACTGTTATCTCTAATCAGTTGAACACGGTTTGCAACAAATATGTGGAACCTGCGAGCATCATTGTTGATGTACCCAAGCACGACTTGCGAATCAGTCCAGAAGAATTCTTGATCAATTTTCATGTCAAGTTCACATTTTAACACGACACTGACCTTTGCCGAAATCACAGCTGCTGCGAGTTCTAGCCTCGGGATACTTGTGACCTTTGAGGGTGCGACCCTTGATTTCGCCATCACAAGACTGCAATGGACTTCATCCTTGTCATTTTTGTACCTGAGGTAAGAACATGCACCATATCCCACACAGCTGGCATCTGAGAAATGGTGTAACTCTACTCTGACAATGCCATGAAAGTCATGTGGGTGGTAACATCTCGGAACTGAGACCTCCATTAACTTGAGAAGACCGTTCATCCATTCCTCCCACCGTGGCTTCACATCTTCTGGGAGTGGGGCATCCCATCCGATGCCTCTGTGACAAAGCTCTTGAAGGATATGTTTTCCACTTAGGCTGAAAGGAGCGATGAATTCGAGTGGATCGTAGAGAGAGGCGATGACAGATAGACAACCACGACGAGTTGAAGGCTGATCTTTCAAGCTGATGTTAAAGCTGAAAGTGTCATCTTTTATCGACCATTGAATGCCGAGCGCACGTTCTGATGGGGTTGGATCAAACCCTAGAGGCTCAATCTTTGCTGCTCTTTCAGAAGGGTTCAAGCAAGAGACCGCTGCTTCTTCATTCGAGTTGAATTTGTGAAGGCGCAAGCCTCCCTTTTTGCACAACTCTTGTGACTCAGAGATCAGTTTCTTGGCTTCATCAATTGATGGGATGCTGACTAACCCATCGTCAACATAAAAGTTTTTCTCCATGAATGTTGATGCTAGAGGATAGCTAGCTTTGTGTTGTCGTGCTAGATGCTTTAAGCCAAAATTGGCACATCCAGGGGACGAAGCAGCTCCGAAAAGATGAACCGCCATCCTGTACTCCTGTGGTTCCTTCTCCAAATCTCCACCTTTCCACCAGAGGAACTTCAGATAATTCCTGTATTCAGGAGTGACAGAGAATTGATAAAACATTCTCTCAATATCACAGATGATGGCTACAGCTTCCTTCCTGAATCTGCAAAGTACTCCTACCAGAGTATTGATTAGATCAGGTCCAGTTAGTAGAGTGTTGTTTAGCGAAACACCCTGGAATTTGGCCGAACAGTCAAAAACGACTCTCAATTTATCCGGTTTTCTGGGGTGGTAGATGCCATGATGTGGAAGGTaccactctgtctctctctcagatGTTGTGGGGGCAGGCTCTGCATCACCCTTGTTAATCGTTTCTTCCATGAATGTTTTGTACTGATCATAGTATTGTTTGTTGGCCTTTAATTTCTTCTTAAGACACTGTAAGCAAACTGTGGCTAGCCTCTTGTTGTTTGGTAGGTTGGGCAGACTGTTGCCTTTAAAAGGGAGAGGCATTTCATAATGGCCGTCCTCCTTCTGTGTGATGTGGTTACTGAGGAACTGTATGAAATGAAAATCATCCTGGGACACATATTTATCCTCATGAGTTCTCTCAATGAAGTCTGATTCCAGGGCCTTTAGAACATCTGTCGCTGATGGAACTGGCAGTTCTTTTACTGTTAGCCGATGCACAAAGCTTTGACCTCCTTGTCTGTCTAGGTGGGGGTTTGATGAGCCTATTATACTCCATCCTAGTTCTGATCTCTGTGCGAACGGTTGGGTTTTGTCCCCTAAGATAACTTCAAGAGGAGCCAGTGCTGCTGGACAGTTGTATCCTATTAGGAGCCCTACATCACAGTCTTGGAGGGGTGGTAACTTATCTGCCAAGTTTTGGAGATGAGGCCACAGTAATGCTGTTTCCTTTGTTGGAACGTAAGACTTGTCTACCGGGATGAAATCATGGCTGTAGGCTTGCTGTAGTTGAATGCAGCTCTTTGAATGGAATCCTCGAACTTGTAGACCACGAACAGTCTTGCTCGATATGATTGTGTCAATAGCTGTCATAGTACTAAGTTTCAGCTGTACTGGCTGGACGTTCACATTCAGTTTGTCAAGTACATCTTCTAACACAAATGTTGAGTCACTCTGCGTGTCCAGTATTGCATATGTAAGTATTTCTCTGTGTGGTTCTTGTACTGAAGACACAAAAACTGGGACGATACTTGAGGTAGCAGAAGCGTGTTGTGTTAATGTATGGGACACAACATTGTGTGTTTCCTGACTTGCACGTTCTTCTGTGGAAGTAGAGCTGTTTATTGTTGCTTCCACAGGGTTTTGCTTCCTGTCTTCGTGTAAGCAGGTTGGGTGACGACGGCTGCATATATTGCACGTGTGTCGTCCCTTACAATCCTTGGTCATATGACCCTTTCTCAAGCATCCAAAGCAGAGTCGATTTTCATGTATGAATGCCTTTTTATCTTCAACACTCTTTGCTGTGAAAGTGGGACACTGTGTGATGCCATGAGCTTCACTTTTACAGACAGAACAAGGTGATTTTGGTTTACTGCTGTTTGTCTCTTGTTTCTCCTGAGCGAAACTCTTTAGTTGTATGTTTGTGTTGAAGGCTTTGACTCTCTTTGGGATTCTATCATCTACAGGTTTGAAATTTATCAACAGTGGAGAAGTAATAGGATTACAAGCTATCCGTGCTTCTTTGCTCAAGAACTCTGTGAAGCATGCAAGATCTGGATAGTTTCCAGATGTGTCAAGTTCATCCACAGCAATTCGACTCCACTTTCGGATGATCCATTCCGGCAGTTTTTTGAGCAACTTGTGGTTTTCCTCACAATCGTTAAGGATAGCTAGTCCTTTGACATATGGAGTTGCTTCAGTGCAGCTTTGGAGAAAGTCGGCGAACTCTCGTAGTGCTAGCGGGTCGTTTGTGCTGATCTTTGGCCATTTCATGAGCTTGTCACGGAAAGCTTTCTGTATGATGAATGGGTTCCCATATCTGTCTTGTAAAACATTCCATGCTCCGTTGTATGCATTCTCTGAATCTCGATAAAAGAAACCTTCTAGAGCTTTGCGCGCCTCTCCAGCAAGATAATTTTTTAGATAAAACATCTTCTCACTCGCTGGGAGTGGTTTTCTGTCAATTAGAGTCATGAAGGACATTTTCCAATCAGTAAATCTTAAAGGGTCACCACTAAAGGTGGTGGGTTCAGGGACTGGCAAGCGATTCATACTTAATGAGCTGGCGATTGCTTGAGCTAAACTGACATACTCCTGGGTCACTGTCTTTTCAGGAGCTACCTGGTGAGGTTGGAATGAAGCAGCATCTGGATTCAATGGAGGTTCAATTTGTATTCTATGATAAGCGGAGCTAGTTTTGTTCTTAATTTCGTCATTGTGGCTCTCAAAATCTTCAAAACTGTCATATGCTCTCACACGAGCTGCTGCTATAGCGACCTCTTTTTCTGCTTGTAACAGTTGCAGTTTTGCTCTCTCTTGTTCCAACTGTTGTTGCATTTTCACCTCTTTGTTTCATTTCTGACAACATTTTTGCCTCTTTAAGTTTCCATTCACTTTCTAACTTGTGAAGATGTGCTTGTTGTGCTTGAATTTCTTCCATGGCCTTTGATTGCTCCAACTTAGCAGCAAGCTCTGCTTCTGCATCTACTCTACCGCTGTGGGTACTGGCTGAGTGTTTGCTTGATTTCTCTAATGACTCAAATGAACTTACAGTTTCAGTTTTAGTTAGACCAAAGACAGACCCATATTCATTTTTGTTTAATATTTCTCTTACTCTTTCTTTTTCAAGTTGATCATTATAATCTTCATCAATAGTCTCTAGACGGTTGCTTATGAGATCACAAATTTCCTTTGTCAGCATACCACAGGCATCCATTTTTTTTGACAATCTCTGGCGTTGTGTCGCTGTTACGTAGAATAGACTCATACTGTAGTTTTACAGCACCATACTTTGCCTGAATATCTTCGTGTAATTTATTGAGGTCTTCTAATGAGCAAAGGGTTTTTAATTTTGTCCTTGTCTCCCTTGCTACTAGCTTCCAAGCGTTATAggcttttttaaatgttttttcacgCTTTTTGACGTCTTGGTCATGCATCTCTTGGCCTTTCTCTGTTAGCTTTCTCTCACGTGAGCTAGACTTGAGTGGCGTGTCTGTGGGATTGTCTGTTTCCTCTGTTGGGAGTGACATCTTGTTTGTTTATGCAACTGCTTTGAGTATAGCGTGGCTTTTGATTGTCCTATGCTCGAATTCACACCTATAAGCTGTAGTTATCCTTTACCACAGAGTAATATTTATCAAGCATTTACAGATTATGGACATTCAAAAGGATTTTTAGCATAAAACAGTAACCACAAAATGTCATAAATGAGCACTCTATATTAATAGTTAAAGAGCTTCACCTTTTAAACCCTTTCATAAACAGACATGTCATGAATTTATTATTCCACGTGCCATCGATCTTGAAATATTCACCAATTTCAGAGTTATATGTTGGCAA
It contains:
- the LOC107374366 gene encoding uncharacterized protein; amino-acid sequence: MQQQLEQERAKLQLLQAEKEVAIAAARVRAYDSFEDFESHNDEIKNKTSSAYHRIQIEPPLNPDAASFQPHQVAPEKTVTQEYVSLAQAIASSLSMNRLPVPEPTTFSGDPLRFTDWKMSFMTLIDRKPLPASEKMFYLKNYLAGEARKALEGFFYRDSENAYNGAWNVLQDRYGNPFIIQKAFRDKLMKWPKISTNDPLALREFADFLQSCTEATPYVKGLAILNDCEENHKLLKKLPEWIIRKWSRIAVDELDTSGNYPDLACFTEFLSKEARIACNPITSPLLINFKPVDDRIPKRVKAFNTNIQLKSFAQEKQETNSSKPKSPCSVCKSEAHGITQCPTFTAKSVEDKKAFIHENRLCFGCLRKGHMTKDCKGRHTCNICSRRHPTCLHEDRKQNPVEATINSSTSTEERASQETHNVVSHTLTQHASATSSIVPVFVSSVQEPHREILTYAILDTQSDSTFVLEDVLDKLNVNVQPVQLKLSTMTAIDTIISSKTVRGLQVRGFHSKSCIQLQQAYSHDFIPVDKSYVPTKETALLWPHLQNLADKLPPLQDCDVGLLIGYNCPAALAPLEVILGDKTQPFAQRSELGWSIIGSSNPHLDRQGGQSFVHRLTVKELPVPSATDVLKALESDFIERTHEDKYVSQDDFHFIQFLSNHITQKEDGHYEMPLPFKGNSLPNLPNNKRLATVCLQCLKKKLKANKQYYDQYKTFMEETINKGDAEPAPTTSERETEWYLPHHGIYHPRKPDKLRVVFDCSAKFQGVSLNNTLLTGPDLINTLVGVLCRFRKEAVAIICDIERMFYQFSVTPEYRNYLKFLWWKGGDLEKEPQEYRMAVHLFGAASSPGCANFGLKHLARQHKASYPLASTFMEKNFYVDDGLVSIPSIDEAKKLISESQELCKKGGLRLHKFNSNEEAAVSCLNPSERAAKIEPLGFDPTPSERALGIQWSIKDDTFSFNISLKDQPSTRRGCLSVIASLYDPLEFIAPFSLSGKHILQELCHRGIGWDAPLPEDVKPRWEEWMNGLLKLMEVSVPRCYHPHDFHGIVRVELHHFSDASCVGYGACSYLRYKNDKDEVHCSLVMAKSRVAPSKVTSIPRLELAAAVISAKVSVVLKCELDMKIDQEFFWTDSQVVLGYINNDARRFHIFVANRVQLIRDNSDPNQWHYVDTSENPADHASRGLRASDIHSTNWLRRPKFLWERELHLMPSTSTDLLVGDPEVKTIQVLAAETNNCNDILRRLSQFSSWTTLVKVVARIKRLRSKQTQRSEHVTVEERERAAESVIKIVQQQAFSHEIKMLQGGKDLSNSSSLFSLDPFWSEGLLRVGGRLKQ